TTATTGAACATTGATCACCTGAATTGAGTGATTGAAAAACCCGCTCATTAGCTGCTTGTGACACTTAGAAAGACATGGATACCCCTTTGCGTTCGTCAGAAAAGACTGTAAAATTAAGTACATGAGAGCAAGTATTAATAACTCAAAACCTTTGCAGAGGCGCAAAGTGCAAAGAGTGTCCATGATTTATACATTTGTATAAATGATGGCTGCTCTAACAGGCTCTCCGAACCAACGCCCAAGTGAATTTGCTGAAGGAAGTGAAGGCCTAATTAACAACAGATACACTTTATAAGATATATTTCAGAATAATATGTATCCTAGTTGCAAACTTTGTAACAGTTATTTATAAAACTTTACTCACGAGATATCAAGTGCAATTGATAACTGGCTGTGATGCTCACGTAGAATACGAAAGGAATTCCATAATTCCCAAGAGTCCATCTGTTCTCTCTAAAAGAAAAAACAAGAGCACTTATAAAATGACAGTTAAATGGCATtcatcatatatatatacacagaaaattttgaaaaaaattcaGTAAGACGAAAATTACTCTCATCAAGGAAGACATACAATAGTAAGCTATTTTCCTGCTGAAGGCACCCAAACCTAACTCAAAAGATATCTTGAAAAGAGGACCATTTTGGTAATGTACAGCATATACATAATGCTCAAAAGACAAAAGGTATAACTCCCGGATGGTCAAACAGAATAGAAGTTAGAGGCCCTGTAACTGAGAGTGAGTAAGATGTGTTTATCAGTGTCACAACAGCAAGTTTTTTCTAAAAGCTATTATGTCCAACCAAAACAAGCATTGGTAATTAATTAGACTCTTCATCATTAACACTAGACAAAAAATGAACTAGCACGCCATGCTTGCAACCACGCAA
The sequence above is drawn from the Apium graveolens cultivar Ventura chromosome 2, ASM990537v1, whole genome shotgun sequence genome and encodes:
- the LOC141708274 gene encoding protein arginine N-methyltransferase 5-like isoform X2; protein product: MNIEREQMDSWELWNSFRILREHHSQLSIALDISPSLPSANSLGRWFGEPVRAAIIYTNSFLTNAKGYPCLSKCHKQLMSGFFNHSIQ
- the LOC141708274 gene encoding protein arginine N-methyltransferase 5-like isoform X1, with protein sequence MSSLMRREQMDSWELWNSFRILREHHSQLSIALDISPSLPSANSLGRWFGEPVRAAIIYTNSFLTNAKGYPCLSKCHKQLMSGFFNHSIQ